The Porphyromonas sp. oral taxon 275 DNA window AGGACTCCATCGGAGTCGCTGCCTGGGGCGCTTGGCCTTATACTTAGGTCTGTAGGACTACTCGTCGAGGTCCTCGCTAAGGGCTTCCAGCTCCTTAGCATAGCTCTTGTCCGCGAAGAGCGGAGCGAAGACAGAGTCACTCTGAGCCTTATAGAGAAGGAAGGACTCGAGCTTGACGGCCTCGCGCAGCGACTTCTTAGCTTCATCGACCTTACCCGAACGAGCCAGACAGAGCGCCTTGAGGTAGTTTACCTTCCCCGTGGAGTTGAGCTGATTGAGCACGATGAGGGCGCGCTCATCATCACCCATCCCTGCGAAGGCTACGGCGGCATTGTAGTCAGGATACTTGCGGAAGATCTCGAGGGCAGCCTTGTAGTCACGTGCTGCCATGCGCTCCAGACCCTGCTTGTACTCGATCGCAGCCTCGGGCTTGTCGCTCCAGCGCTCGATGAGGCTAGCGTCTACGAGGTCGTTGATCCCCGAGATGACGAAGCTCAGCGTATCGAGCCCGCGCTGTGCCCAGATACTGCGATCAAGGGCGGTGACGCGCGACTCCATGAGGACGCGCAGGCGGCGCTGCATCTTGGGCGTCACCTCGATATCGCGGCTGTAGAGGTAGACGAAGTCCTGGTCGGGCTTGATCTCCTCGGTAATGTGCGCATCGGGGATGAGCGGGAAGTGCAGGATATTGCGGTGATAGACGTCCTGATACTTACGGCGGCTCTCGTTGTGCGCGATCTTCTTGAAGTCGTAGGTGTGCACCGCGATATCGAGGGAGTCACGCTCCTGTAGGGTCTTGACTTGGATGGAGTCGATCGTCCAGCCACGCTCTACGAAGCTACGATAGCGGCGGGGCGTATTCCAGGGCTGGATGGAGCGCTCCTTGAGCCCCAGGATCTTCGCCTCGCGCTCGGGGGTATAGTACTCGTTGAAGCGCGTGTGCACAGCGGCGCTGTCACGGCCTGCCAGGTAAGCATTGTAGGCATTACGCAGCATACGGAGGCTGGCATCGTGGTAGCGGGTATCGTAGGCGCCCTTGGACTGGGCGTTGCTGCGGAGGTAGCGCTGCTCAGTGATGCTACGCCAGCGGTCATAGCTGAGGAAGCTCTTGATCTCGCGCTGATTGGCCTTGTAGTAGCTGCCCTGCAGACGGTGCATGAAGCGGCGGTACTTGGCGGGCTTGAAGTAAGCGCTATCGTACTTCGCGCTATCTACGATGCTCTCGTCGAAGGCCTTGACCTTATCGAGCTCCTTCTGCTGTGCCGCAGCGAAGAGCTTACCCTTGAGCACCATCGGGGGCAGCTTGTAGGTCGTATCCCCAGCATTGAGGGTAGGGCTCAGCACGACCTGATAGCGATCATCCATGAAGGCAGCGGGCACCTTGACAAGGAAGGTCAGGTTGATCATACCCTTGCGCAGGGTAGAGATCTTGACCTTGGGGCGCTCTGCTGTAATGGTCACGCCCTGCAGGGAAATGGTCTTGACGCCGTCATCCTTCTTGGGAGCAGCGGCCTCGCTGCTAGACTTCTTGCGCAGCGTATCGATGCGCTGCTGATAGGTGACGATCTCGGAGAGCTGCCCCGCACGACCAGCCTGCTCCTCCTTGTCGGTAGGGAGTAGCGCCTGGGGACGGCCCGTCTGATAATAAAGTTTATGGGTAAGGGGCTTGGAGCAGGCTCCGAGGAAGAGGAGTGCTGCCAGGCTCGTAAGTGAGGTCGTTAAACGCAAGCTTGACTTCATAGAATATACACTAGACTAAGACTAACACGGGTGGGAATCAGCAATGAGCGCTGCTGATCCGCTGCCTCAAGGGTACCATTACGGTGGTAGCGATCGTAGAGCGCCTGCACGAAGGAGCCGCCCAGCTCGCCCTCAATGTTCCAGCGAGGCGAGAGCTCATAGGCATAGCCCAGGGACATCCCTCCGCCAAAGAGGTAGCCCTTGGAGTAAGTGGGATCCCCTGTATAGGTACCGAACTTGTAGTAGCCAGCAATAAGGTTGAGCCCGATGAAGAAGCTACGATTGTACGCACCCTGCGCCCAGTAGCGGATCCCAGGCTGGATGAAGGCATGCTGCGTATGGTACACATTGTGAAACTTGAAGCGCTCGTCAGCACCTAGAGAACGGTCTGAATAGAAAGTATCCATAAGCCCCGTCGGCAGCGGGAACTTAAAGTCAATGGGCTTGGCCTGTATTCCGAGCTCGAGCGTAACCTTCTGCGTCAGCGCCATGGAAGGCTGGAGATTGATGGTCCCCGTGAGCCAATAGGGGAGGTTGGTACCTATGGCATAGTTCTGCGCCTCGGCCTTAAAGCTAATTCCCAGTAGGCAGAGCGCGCCCCATAGGGCAATACGTTTGATCATTATGCAAGCTGATTAGTTTCGTCACAAAGCGCGGGCACCTTGGTCCCGCATAGAGCCAGCAAAATTACAAAAAAGTGTTGATTCACAGCTCACCCAAGGCTGCATCATCCCCAAGAGGCCACTCCCTAGAGGCAGGAGCAAAAGCAGGAGCACCCTACTATAGAGGGACACAGCGTAGAGCATGCAGGCAAGGCCCTGCCCTCAAAGGCACCCTTACCCTAGCTCCCCCACCCCTATATACCTATATATAATGTACGCGCGCGAGCGAGAGGATAGGCACCAAGGATAGCTCCACACACGCC harbors:
- a CDS encoding M48 family metallopeptidase, producing the protein MKSSLRLTTSLTSLAALLFLGACSKPLTHKLYYQTGRPQALLPTDKEEQAGRAGQLSEIVTYQQRIDTLRKKSSSEAAAPKKDDGVKTISLQGVTITAERPKVKISTLRKGMINLTFLVKVPAAFMDDRYQVVLSPTLNAGDTTYKLPPMVLKGKLFAAAQQKELDKVKAFDESIVDSAKYDSAYFKPAKYRRFMHRLQGSYYKANQREIKSFLSYDRWRSITEQRYLRSNAQSKGAYDTRYHDASLRMLRNAYNAYLAGRDSAAVHTRFNEYYTPEREAKILGLKERSIQPWNTPRRYRSFVERGWTIDSIQVKTLQERDSLDIAVHTYDFKKIAHNESRRKYQDVYHRNILHFPLIPDAHITEEIKPDQDFVYLYSRDIEVTPKMQRRLRVLMESRVTALDRSIWAQRGLDTLSFVISGINDLVDASLIERWSDKPEAAIEYKQGLERMAARDYKAALEIFRKYPDYNAAVAFAGMGDDERALIVLNQLNSTGKVNYLKALCLARSGKVDEAKKSLREAVKLESFLLYKAQSDSVFAPLFADKSYAKELEALSEDLDE
- a CDS encoding DUF3575 domain-containing protein, translating into MIKRIALWGALCLLGISFKAEAQNYAIGTNLPYWLTGTINLQPSMALTQKVTLELGIQAKPIDFKFPLPTGLMDTFYSDRSLGADERFKFHNVYHTQHAFIQPGIRYWAQGAYNRSFFIGLNLIAGYYKFGTYTGDPTYSKGYLFGGGMSLGYAYELSPRWNIEGELGGSFVQALYDRYHRNGTLEAADQQRSLLIPTRVSLSLVYIL